The following proteins come from a genomic window of Candidatus Zixiibacteriota bacterium:
- a CDS encoding MFS transporter, whose translation MDPKWWMVIAGCAAHAVYTGLSYFGLSAYFPSLEREFGWSRTAISGAFSLARIESGLLGPLEGYATDRFGPPRMMYVGIGLGALGFFCLSIVNSLPMLYAAIVLGIVLGSSLGNNMPVSVAIAQVFRERRSLAFGIYRMGPGLSGALVPVVGWMIGLWGWRAAAILSGLALLAVSLPLAVVISRIYLQYRSPAGALRGEADDGGKTYPRSSNEVEFTLREAMRTRSFWLLSIAMGLRHLVTEGVSVHFVILLVDRGWSTAAASSLLGLSALIGAPARLGVAWLGDLMDKRRLIIALLLSLALSVLVMGRASGPTLFTTFMVVYSLAYGGLASLQEPIRADYFGTRSFATIHGMSRSITTLGTFMGPVIAGLSHDLTRSYAAGFSIFGGVGALSALCMWLAKPPKRPA comes from the coding sequence ATGGATCCGAAGTGGTGGATGGTGATCGCCGGCTGCGCGGCGCACGCGGTCTATACCGGCCTCAGCTATTTCGGCCTCAGCGCCTATTTTCCCTCCCTTGAGCGCGAGTTCGGCTGGAGCCGGACCGCGATCTCGGGAGCCTTTTCCCTGGCGCGGATCGAGTCCGGGCTGCTCGGGCCCCTCGAAGGATACGCCACCGATCGCTTCGGCCCGCCGAGGATGATGTACGTGGGCATCGGCCTCGGCGCCCTGGGCTTTTTCTGCCTCAGCATCGTTAATTCCCTTCCGATGCTCTATGCGGCGATCGTGCTGGGCATCGTGCTGGGGTCGAGCCTCGGCAACAACATGCCGGTGAGCGTCGCCATCGCCCAGGTTTTTCGCGAGCGGCGCAGTCTCGCCTTCGGCATCTACCGCATGGGCCCGGGGCTCTCCGGCGCGCTCGTGCCGGTGGTCGGCTGGATGATCGGGCTTTGGGGCTGGAGGGCGGCGGCGATCCTGTCGGGGCTGGCGCTCTTGGCCGTGAGCCTGCCGCTCGCGGTCGTGATCAGCCGGATCTACCTTCAGTACCGGTCGCCCGCCGGCGCCCTGCGCGGCGAGGCCGACGACGGCGGAAAGACGTACCCGCGCTCCTCGAACGAGGTCGAGTTCACTTTGAGGGAAGCGATGCGGACGAGATCGTTCTGGCTGCTTTCGATCGCCATGGGACTGCGCCACCTTGTCACCGAGGGCGTCTCGGTCCATTTCGTCATCCTGCTCGTCGACCGCGGCTGGAGCACGGCGGCCGCGAGCAGCCTTTTGGGTCTTTCGGCGCTGATCGGCGCCCCCGCACGCCTCGGCGTGGCCTGGCTGGGAGACCTGATGGACAAGCGGCGGCTCATCATCGCGCTGCTCCTGTCGCTCGCCCTTTCGGTTCTCGTAATGGGGCGGGCATCGGGGCCGACGCTCTTTACGACCTTCATGGTGGTCTACTCGCTGGCTTACGGCGGGCTGGCCTCCCTGCAGGAGCCGATTCGAGCCGACTATTTCGGCACGCGTTCCTTTGCGACCATTCACGGGATGAGCCGCTCGATCACCACGCTCGGAACTTTCATGGGCCCGGTGATCGCCGGCCTTTCCCACGACCTGACCCGGAGCTACGCCGCCGGATTCTCGATCTTCGGCGGCGTGGGCGCGCTCTCGGCCCTGTGCATGTGGCTTGCCAAACCCCCGAAGCGCCCCGCGTGA
- a CDS encoding DUF6282 family protein: MCDFAADAQAAEQLMVGRTLSVARVRQLNAKDYFYQMLKDNPEMLKIHPGIEDELLKGAIDCHIHAYPDFVHRSQDMIQIAVEASRCGMRAIAFKDHWNLSAPAAYLVQRHIDELVARGELTHRVEVYGGAGMCFGMRPDYVRVGLQYPNFKMIWFPTFTSYGFWRGAGHPEHEGVRLCDEDGKVLPEVRQIMEMAAEKKVGIGFGHTDFQELLPLARLAKEIGVRATLDHPLLELNKLLLDEMKQLRDLGVYVGTYCQPMIPSLYQPVADPMETIRTIKEIGPDRCIIGSDFGQVLHMDAIDGMRVFIRALLGFGIKPAEVKMMLQDNPAKLMWLDQAEAATVSPEAVAGYRRKH; encoded by the coding sequence ATGTGTGACTTCGCTGCAGATGCCCAGGCGGCCGAGCAGCTCATGGTCGGACGGACCTTGAGCGTGGCCCGGGTGCGCCAGCTCAACGCCAAGGACTATTTCTACCAGATGCTCAAGGACAACCCGGAGATGCTCAAGATCCATCCCGGGATCGAGGACGAGCTGCTCAAGGGCGCCATCGACTGCCACATCCACGCGTATCCCGATTTCGTCCATCGCTCGCAGGACATGATCCAGATCGCGGTCGAGGCGTCGCGGTGCGGCATGCGGGCGATCGCCTTCAAGGACCACTGGAATCTCAGCGCTCCGGCGGCGTACCTCGTGCAACGGCACATCGACGAGCTGGTCGCACGCGGGGAGCTGACGCATCGCGTCGAGGTTTACGGTGGGGCGGGCATGTGCTTCGGCATGCGGCCGGACTACGTCCGCGTGGGCCTGCAGTACCCGAACTTCAAGATGATCTGGTTCCCGACCTTCACCTCCTACGGCTTCTGGCGCGGCGCCGGCCATCCGGAGCACGAGGGCGTGCGATTGTGCGACGAGGACGGGAAGGTGCTGCCGGAGGTGAGGCAGATCATGGAGATGGCGGCTGAAAAAAAGGTGGGCATCGGCTTCGGCCACACCGATTTCCAGGAGCTGCTGCCGCTGGCGCGGCTGGCCAAGGAGATCGGCGTGCGCGCGACCCTCGACCATCCGCTGCTCGAGCTCAACAAGCTCCTGCTCGACGAGATGAAGCAGCTTCGCGATCTCGGCGTTTACGTCGGGACCTACTGCCAGCCGATGATTCCCAGCCTGTACCAGCCGGTCGCCGATCCGATGGAAACTATCCGGACGATCAAGGAGATCGGACCGGACCGCTGCATCATCGGCAGCGACTTCGGCCAGGTGCTCCACATGGACGCGATCGACGGCATGCGCGTCTTCATTCGCGCGCTCCTCGGCTTCGGCATCAAGCCGGCGGAGGTGAAGATGATGTTGCAGGACAATCCGGCGAAGCTCATGTGGCTCGACCAGGCGGAAGCCGCCACGGTGAGCCCTGAGGCGGTTGCAGGGTACCGGCGGAAGCACTAG
- a CDS encoding TRAP transporter fused permease subunit — protein MEIEETARARSLGGPADGAIRCLLTAIPVAGIVFLLSVPQRLGWLVFNEQYMGLFLALCLSATYLLVPARSAHARRLPRLDAAAALGGGATGLYIFLYYPEIVNSLGEISPERVVLGCATVLLLAEACRRLVGLPLVTIAACFVLYALFAHLFPGDFYGRGWAVARLATYLYLDANGIFGQALQVGSSIIVVFVLFGEVLYAVGGAEFLSDFSLALMGRFRGGPAKIAIVSSSLFGNISGSAVANVVVDGAFTIPMMKKAGYPPPVAAAVEAVASTGGQIMPPVMGAAAFLIAEYLQVPYAQVALAALVPALLYYAALFIEVDLLAARNGIRGLPPAELPSLLPVLKRSGSFVIPLGVLILCMFFLNRRPEESGLLAAGAALVVGWLTPGVRLGPREILKILTNAGRGMLEIAAITGLAGVVIGILQLTGLGFTLTLTLLGLGQESTFLLLLLTAGVSMVLGMGMPTTAVYVLLAVLVAPGLSKLGVAPIAAHLFIFYFGMLSMITPPVCLASYAAASIGKTDPVKTGWEGMRLCAIAYVVPFLFVLSPSLLLIGTWYEVALSIVTAIGGAILLGVGLVGYLFRPLGLARRALFLAAAMGLLVPVVQSGDHALLTWGSNGAGLLLAAVLWSVEWLARERAGAPGLIGGGASTG, from the coding sequence ATGGAAATCGAGGAAACCGCTCGCGCTCGATCTCTCGGCGGCCCCGCCGACGGCGCGATCCGCTGCCTGCTGACCGCAATCCCCGTCGCCGGGATCGTTTTTCTTCTCAGCGTGCCCCAGCGCCTGGGCTGGCTCGTGTTCAACGAGCAGTACATGGGGCTTTTTCTCGCCCTGTGTCTCTCGGCAACCTACCTGCTCGTTCCCGCCCGCTCCGCGCACGCGCGGCGGCTTCCCCGGCTCGACGCCGCCGCGGCTCTCGGCGGCGGCGCGACCGGGCTCTACATCTTCCTCTACTACCCCGAGATCGTGAATTCGCTCGGCGAGATCTCGCCGGAGCGGGTCGTGCTCGGCTGCGCCACAGTCCTGCTGCTGGCGGAAGCGTGCCGCAGGCTCGTCGGCCTGCCGCTCGTGACCATCGCCGCCTGCTTCGTTCTTTACGCGCTCTTCGCCCATCTTTTTCCCGGCGACTTCTACGGCAGGGGCTGGGCCGTCGCGCGGCTCGCCACGTACCTCTATCTCGACGCCAACGGGATCTTCGGCCAGGCGTTGCAGGTCGGCTCGAGCATCATCGTGGTCTTCGTCCTCTTCGGCGAGGTGCTCTACGCCGTCGGGGGAGCCGAGTTTCTCAGCGACTTCTCGCTCGCGCTCATGGGGCGCTTCCGCGGCGGGCCGGCCAAGATCGCGATCGTCTCCTCCAGCCTGTTCGGCAACATCAGCGGCAGCGCCGTGGCCAATGTCGTGGTCGACGGCGCGTTCACGATTCCGATGATGAAAAAGGCGGGCTATCCACCGCCGGTGGCCGCCGCGGTGGAGGCGGTGGCTTCCACCGGCGGGCAGATCATGCCGCCGGTCATGGGAGCCGCGGCGTTCCTCATCGCGGAATATCTGCAGGTTCCCTACGCGCAGGTCGCTCTGGCGGCGCTCGTGCCCGCGCTGCTGTACTACGCGGCGCTCTTCATCGAGGTCGATCTCCTCGCGGCGCGCAACGGCATTCGCGGCCTGCCGCCCGCCGAGCTCCCGAGCCTGCTGCCGGTCCTGAAGCGCTCCGGAAGCTTCGTGATTCCGCTGGGCGTGCTGATACTCTGCATGTTTTTCCTGAACCGCCGGCCGGAGGAGTCGGGCCTGCTGGCGGCGGGCGCGGCTCTGGTCGTCGGCTGGCTCACGCCGGGCGTGCGGCTGGGGCCGCGGGAGATCCTGAAGATCCTGACGAACGCGGGCCGCGGCATGCTGGAGATCGCCGCGATCACCGGCCTGGCCGGCGTGGTCATCGGGATCCTGCAGCTCACGGGGCTCGGGTTCACGCTGACCCTGACCCTGCTGGGCCTGGGCCAGGAGAGTACCTTTTTGCTCCTGCTCTTGACCGCGGGCGTGAGCATGGTCCTCGGCATGGGCATGCCGACCACCGCCGTTTACGTCCTGCTCGCCGTGCTGGTCGCGCCGGGACTCTCGAAGCTCGGTGTGGCGCCGATCGCGGCGCACCTGTTCATCTTCTATTTCGGCATGCTGAGCATGATCACGCCCCCGGTCTGTCTGGCGAGCTACGCGGCCGCGTCGATCGGCAAGACCGATCCGGTCAAAACCGGCTGGGAGGGGATGCGGCTTTGCGCCATCGCTTACGTCGTGCCGTTTCTTTTCGTTCTTTCTCCGTCGCTGCTGCTGATCGGGACCTGGTACGAGGTGGCCCTTTCCATCGTGACCGCGATCGGCGGCGCGATTCTGCTGGGGGTGGGGCTCGTGGGCTATCTCTTTCGGCCGCTGGGGCTGGCGCGCCGCGCGCTCTTTCTCGCCGCCGCCATGGGGTTGCTGGTCCCCGTCGTTCAGAGCGGCGACCATGCACTGCTCACCTGGGGAAGCAACGGGGCCGGACTGCTCCTGGCCGCCGTCTTGTGGTCGGTGGAATGGCTTGCGCGCGAGAGGGCTGGCGCGCCGGGGCTCATCGGCGGCGGCGCCTCTACTGGATGA
- a CDS encoding LLM class flavin-dependent oxidoreductase, giving the protein MIYDIEINSAAHYPAAGVVELIELAEQAGFGAFWKGESNSTDPMVLLSGVATRTKRIKLGTAIYHIYGRSPVTLGIQAATLQDLSGGRLLLGLGVANKSIAAWHGGVFDRPLKRAREYIDIVRRVAAGERVEYEGEIYRTGTRFQLSWKPQYPHPPIYLAGLGPQMTKLVGKISDGVFINMATPAKVKEIAARVREGAVAAGRDPSKIEIIAKSRVSLHPDKTLARAKLRQVLTFYNIADHYSDMLRGMGFEKEVDAIHEAFQKGGFKAAMGALTDEYMDKLPVVPASDVREIKERMKEFEEAGVTRMVIPYVPVTEPVVEDARRFLEAWQRS; this is encoded by the coding sequence ATGATCTACGACATCGAAATCAACTCGGCCGCCCATTATCCGGCGGCTGGCGTGGTCGAGCTGATCGAGCTGGCCGAGCAGGCGGGATTCGGGGCGTTCTGGAAAGGCGAATCCAACAGCACCGATCCGATGGTTCTGCTGTCAGGCGTCGCCACCAGAACCAAAAGGATCAAACTGGGCACGGCGATCTACCATATCTATGGCAGGAGCCCAGTGACGCTCGGCATCCAGGCCGCGACGCTGCAGGACCTTTCCGGAGGCAGGCTGCTTTTGGGGCTCGGGGTGGCGAACAAGAGCATCGCCGCCTGGCACGGGGGCGTGTTCGACCGGCCGCTGAAACGGGCGCGGGAATACATCGACATCGTCCGGAGGGTCGCCGCCGGCGAGCGGGTCGAGTACGAGGGCGAGATCTATCGAACCGGCACGAGGTTCCAGCTCTCCTGGAAGCCGCAATATCCCCATCCGCCGATCTATCTCGCGGGCCTGGGCCCTCAGATGACGAAGCTGGTCGGGAAAATTTCCGACGGCGTCTTCATCAACATGGCGACTCCGGCGAAGGTCAAGGAAATCGCGGCGCGCGTGCGCGAAGGCGCCGTCGCTGCGGGCCGGGACCCGAGCAAGATCGAGATCATCGCCAAGAGCCGCGTCTCGCTCCATCCCGATAAGACCCTCGCCCGGGCCAAGCTGCGGCAGGTGCTGACTTTTTACAACATCGCCGATCATTACAGCGACATGCTCCGCGGAATGGGATTCGAGAAGGAAGTCGACGCGATTCATGAAGCGTTTCAGAAGGGCGGATTCAAGGCCGCCATGGGCGCCCTGACGGACGAATACATGGACAAGCTGCCGGTGGTTCCGGCCAGCGACGTCCGAGAAATCAAGGAAAGGATGAAAGAGTTCGAAGAAGCCGGGGTGACCCGGATGGTGATTCCGTACGTACCCGTGACCGAGCCAGTTGTCGAGGACGCCAGGCGGTTCCTGGAAGCCTGGCAACGCTCATAG
- a CDS encoding alpha-hydroxy acid oxidase — MSVDFVTNQEIIVEARRKLSQEVWDYLTGGSESETTMRRNRLGFDSLAFRPRVLVDVSRIDPSTTFLGHKLRIPVMTAPIGSLQAITPGGGATVAKAVERFGTLCFISSVTQPSLQEIASASKAVKIYQLYLRGDLGWVEGVLEQVRQAGYVALCLTLDTAHYSRRERQLMNRWLPPSKRVESNRQYQAALTWETMAAIKKIAGMPLILKGIATAEDARIALDHGVEVLYVSNHGGRQLDHGRATIDVLPEIVGVAKGRAEIVLDGGVLRGTDVLKAIALGANAVTIGKLQGWGLAAAGEEGLVRVLELLEEEIVVAMGLLGVTSVDQLNPNYVCAAPPVALPHEMSAFPHLPGGRLI; from the coding sequence ATGAGCGTGGATTTCGTCACCAACCAGGAAATCATCGTCGAGGCCCGGCGAAAGCTCAGCCAGGAAGTCTGGGATTACCTCACCGGCGGCTCGGAGTCGGAAACGACGATGCGACGCAACCGGCTCGGCTTCGACAGTCTCGCCTTTCGCCCGCGGGTCCTGGTGGACGTGAGCCGCATCGATCCCTCCACCACCTTCCTCGGGCACAAGCTGCGGATCCCGGTGATGACCGCGCCCATCGGTTCGTTGCAGGCGATCACACCCGGAGGCGGAGCGACGGTGGCGAAGGCGGTGGAGCGGTTCGGAACGCTCTGCTTCATCAGCTCGGTGACTCAACCCTCGCTCCAGGAGATCGCCTCCGCGAGCAAGGCGGTCAAGATCTACCAGCTCTATCTGCGCGGCGATCTGGGGTGGGTCGAGGGCGTTCTCGAGCAGGTGCGGCAGGCGGGATACGTCGCCCTCTGCCTTACCCTCGACACGGCCCACTACAGCCGGCGCGAGCGCCAGCTCATGAATCGATGGCTGCCGCCGAGCAAGCGGGTGGAGTCGAACCGCCAGTATCAGGCGGCGCTCACCTGGGAGACGATGGCGGCGATCAAGAAGATCGCCGGCATGCCGCTCATTCTCAAAGGGATCGCGACCGCCGAGGACGCCAGGATCGCGCTCGACCACGGCGTCGAGGTGCTCTACGTTTCGAACCACGGCGGCCGCCAGCTCGACCACGGGCGGGCGACCATCGACGTGCTTCCCGAGATCGTCGGCGTCGCCAAGGGCAGGGCGGAAATCGTCCTGGACGGCGGCGTGCTGCGCGGCACGGACGTTCTCAAGGCGATCGCGCTGGGCGCGAACGCGGTGACTATCGGCAAGCTTCAGGGTTGGGGGCTCGCAGCTGCGGGCGAGGAGGGGCTGGTCCGGGTTCTGGAGCTGCTCGAAGAGGAGATCGTGGTCGCGATGGGGCTGCTCGGCGTGACGAGCGTCGACCAGCTCAACCCCAACTACGTATGCGCAGCGCCACCGGTGGCGCTGCCGCACGAGATGAGCGCCTTTCCCCACCTGCCGGGCGGACGCCTGATTTGA
- the ilvD gene encoding dihydroxy-acid dehydratase produces MAENLKPRSRVITDGPNRAPTRAMLKAAGFSDEDLARPIVGVANTWIEIGPCNYHLRRLAARVKEGIRAAGATPMEFNTVSISDGISMGAEGMKCSLISRELIADSIELVARGNHFDALVCISGCDKTNPGVVMALARLDIPGLALYGGSIAPGRLGDRDLTIQDVFEAVGAYGRGKISAEELKAVEDRACPGAGACGGQFTANTMSTVMEFLGISPPGANGIPATAPEKDEAAFAAGRLVVDLLRRNLRPSEVITRQSIENAITAVAATGGSTNAVLHLLAIAREAGVELTIDDFDRISVRTPLIADLKPGGRFVANDLYRAGGIQLVAKRLLEAGLLHADAITVGGQTIGEAARAARETPGQEVVRPIARPLKPTGGLVILKGNLAPEGCVVKIAGHERTHHRGPARVFDREEDAFRAVQNGEIKPDDVVVIRYEGPKGGPGMREMLGVTAALVGAGLGDSVALLTDGRFSGATHGLMAGHVAPEAAAGGPIAALRDGDTVVFDIERRRLDVEISEAELRSRMAAWSAPEPRYRSGVMAKYAKLVASASEGAVTR; encoded by the coding sequence ATGGCAGAAAATCTCAAACCCCGAAGCCGAGTGATCACCGACGGACCGAACCGCGCGCCGACGCGAGCGATGCTCAAGGCGGCCGGGTTCTCCGACGAAGACCTGGCAAGGCCGATCGTGGGAGTGGCCAACACCTGGATCGAGATCGGACCGTGCAACTACCATCTCCGGCGGCTCGCCGCCAGGGTCAAGGAGGGTATCCGCGCGGCCGGAGCCACGCCGATGGAGTTCAACACCGTGTCGATCTCGGACGGCATCAGCATGGGCGCCGAAGGGATGAAATGCTCGCTGATCAGCCGCGAGCTGATCGCGGATTCGATCGAGCTGGTCGCGCGCGGCAATCATTTCGATGCGCTGGTGTGCATCTCCGGCTGCGACAAGACCAATCCGGGAGTGGTGATGGCGCTCGCACGCCTGGACATTCCGGGGCTGGCGCTCTACGGCGGATCGATCGCGCCGGGGCGGCTCGGCGACCGCGATCTGACGATCCAGGACGTCTTCGAGGCCGTCGGTGCTTACGGGCGCGGCAAGATCAGCGCGGAAGAGCTGAAGGCGGTCGAGGACCGGGCGTGCCCCGGTGCGGGCGCCTGCGGCGGGCAGTTCACCGCGAACACCATGTCGACGGTCATGGAGTTCCTCGGCATCTCGCCGCCGGGGGCCAACGGCATTCCCGCAACGGCGCCGGAGAAGGACGAAGCGGCCTTTGCGGCCGGCAGGCTGGTCGTCGACCTGCTGCGGCGCAACCTGAGACCGAGTGAAGTGATCACCCGGCAATCGATCGAAAACGCGATCACCGCGGTCGCCGCCACCGGCGGCTCGACCAACGCCGTGCTCCACCTGCTGGCCATCGCCCGGGAAGCGGGGGTGGAGCTGACCATCGACGACTTCGATCGCATCAGCGTGCGCACGCCGCTGATCGCCGATCTCAAGCCCGGGGGGCGGTTCGTGGCCAACGACCTCTACCGGGCGGGCGGGATTCAGCTCGTCGCCAAGAGACTGCTCGAGGCGGGCCTGTTGCACGCCGACGCGATCACCGTCGGCGGCCAGACGATCGGCGAAGCGGCTCGCGCGGCTCGCGAAACGCCCGGCCAGGAGGTGGTGCGGCCGATCGCACGGCCGCTCAAGCCGACCGGCGGCCTCGTTATCCTGAAGGGCAACCTCGCCCCGGAGGGTTGCGTCGTGAAAATCGCGGGCCACGAGCGGACGCATCACCGGGGGCCGGCGCGGGTCTTCGACCGCGAGGAAGACGCCTTTCGCGCCGTTCAAAACGGGGAGATCAAGCCCGACGACGTGGTCGTCATCCGCTATGAGGGTCCGAAGGGCGGGCCCGGGATGCGCGAAATGCTCGGCGTCACGGCCGCGCTGGTCGGGGCCGGCCTCGGCGATTCCGTAGCGCTGCTGACCGATGGGCGCTTTTCCGGAGCGACGCACGGCCTGATGGCGGGTCACGTGGCTCCCGAAGCGGCGGCCGGCGGGCCCATCGCCGCCCTGCGCGACGGCGACACGGTGGTCTTCGACATCGAGCGGCGCCGTCTCGACGTGGAGATTTCGGAAGCCGAGCTTCGATCGCGGATGGCGGCGTGGTCCGCTCCCGAGCCGCGCTATCGGAGCGGAGTGATGGCGAAATACGCCAAGCTCGTGGCGTCCGCGTCCGAGGGGGCGGTCACGCGCTGA
- a CDS encoding TAXI family TRAP transporter solute-binding subunit: protein MRIPVHFPVPVLLALLLSAPPASAARLDCGPVTNKETGLPRTVAIGTNPAGTGAHAIASGLAAVASKKTPIGAKVQPYNGPNAWIPLLESGEIEMGIINILDSYMAATGTGNYKKPHPGVRIISGGVFPFTVGLIVRDKSDIKQVADLKGKRLAWDYGGHAINQTWQNAALEAAGLKPSDVVPVRVSNLNDGIRAVPEGKVDASFTGVGIGIIEEVNAMEPIRFLSIPNDDAARKIMDRYGASIVKSAPATGIRGETYVIGYPLQLAGSSKVSEKTVYTLVKAWWENLPELQSIHPLFKRWTKETQAITNFTVPYHPGAISFYKEVGAWTARHEARMKEICR, encoded by the coding sequence ATGCGGATCCCCGTACACTTTCCGGTTCCGGTTCTGCTCGCGCTTTTGCTTTCAGCGCCGCCGGCGTCAGCAGCCAGGCTGGATTGCGGGCCGGTTACCAACAAGGAGACCGGTCTCCCGCGGACGGTCGCGATCGGGACCAATCCTGCGGGAACCGGCGCGCACGCAATCGCCTCGGGTCTCGCAGCCGTCGCGAGCAAGAAGACCCCTATCGGCGCCAAGGTACAGCCTTACAACGGGCCGAACGCGTGGATTCCGTTGCTGGAGAGCGGCGAGATCGAGATGGGAATCATCAACATTCTCGACTCCTACATGGCCGCGACCGGAACCGGCAACTACAAGAAGCCCCACCCAGGCGTGAGGATCATCTCGGGCGGCGTCTTTCCGTTCACCGTGGGGCTGATCGTGCGCGACAAATCCGACATCAAGCAGGTCGCCGACCTCAAGGGCAAGCGGCTGGCTTGGGATTACGGCGGGCACGCGATCAATCAGACCTGGCAGAACGCCGCGCTGGAGGCCGCGGGGCTGAAGCCCTCGGACGTGGTGCCGGTTCGGGTCTCCAACCTCAATGACGGGATCCGCGCGGTCCCGGAAGGAAAGGTCGACGCGTCGTTCACGGGCGTGGGGATCGGCATCATCGAAGAGGTCAACGCCATGGAGCCGATCCGCTTCCTGAGCATTCCCAACGACGACGCGGCCAGAAAGATCATGGATCGCTACGGCGCTTCGATCGTCAAGTCGGCGCCGGCCACGGGCATTCGGGGAGAGACCTACGTGATCGGGTACCCGCTGCAGCTCGCCGGCTCGAGCAAGGTCAGCGAAAAAACCGTTTATACGCTGGTGAAGGCGTGGTGGGAAAACCTGCCGGAGCTGCAATCGATCCATCCGCTTTTCAAGCGCTGGACCAAGGAGACGCAGGCGATCACGAATTTTACCGTTCCCTACCATCCCGGCGCGATCAGCTTCTACAAGGAAGTCGGGGCCTGGACCGCCAGGCATGAGGCGCGCATGAAAGAAATCTGCCGGTAG
- a CDS encoding CoA transferase produces the protein MPFQLLNDVTVIECATFVTGPYAGTLLADLGARVIKLESPPDGDPYRYFAPDPCFSFNFAHLNRNKESLAVDLKSTAGREICIELIKTADVFIENFRPGTAERLGLGYEKLSALNPRLVYCSISAFGQTGPYADKPGFDTLGQAASGLLSLLNDVDRPKIMGMAISDYVTGLSAGYGVLGALAARGRTGSGLRVETSLLRATLSFIGETAAGFLRTGVVPDRKARVKNAHAFAFVCRDRLPVVVHCSVPEKFWLSFLQALEREDLASDPRFASRDARREHFEELEAELASVFARRTRQEWLERFAARDVPAAPLYNVAEALADPQVRHLDLTEEVEHPKSGKLGFVRGPVAFQGAPAKTSGAPPLVGEHTVAILTEMGYGREVVDEWIAQGVVKTFHG, from the coding sequence ATGCCCTTTCAGCTCCTCAACGACGTCACGGTGATCGAGTGCGCGACTTTCGTCACCGGCCCGTATGCCGGGACGCTGCTGGCGGACCTGGGCGCGCGCGTGATCAAGCTGGAATCGCCCCCCGACGGCGACCCTTATCGTTACTTTGCGCCCGATCCCTGCTTCAGCTTCAACTTCGCGCATCTCAACCGGAACAAGGAAAGCCTCGCGGTCGACCTGAAATCGACCGCGGGCAGGGAGATCTGTATCGAGTTGATCAAAACGGCGGATGTTTTCATCGAGAACTTCCGCCCGGGAACGGCCGAGCGGCTGGGCCTCGGATACGAAAAGCTCAGCGCGTTGAATCCGCGTCTGGTTTACTGCTCGATTTCCGCCTTCGGCCAGACCGGACCGTACGCCGACAAGCCCGGGTTCGACACTCTCGGGCAGGCCGCCAGCGGCCTTCTCAGCTTGCTGAACGACGTGGATCGGCCGAAGATCATGGGAATGGCGATTTCGGATTACGTGACCGGACTCTCCGCCGGGTACGGCGTTCTCGGCGCGCTCGCGGCGCGCGGCCGGACCGGCTCCGGCCTGCGGGTCGAGACCTCGCTCCTGCGGGCGACGCTTTCGTTCATCGGAGAAACGGCGGCCGGGTTTCTCCGGACCGGAGTCGTTCCCGACCGCAAGGCGCGGGTGAAGAACGCGCACGCGTTCGCTTTCGTCTGCCGCGACCGGTTGCCGGTCGTCGTCCACTGCTCGGTGCCGGAAAAATTCTGGTTGTCTTTCTTGCAGGCTCTCGAGCGCGAGGATCTCGCATCCGATCCCCGGTTTGCCTCGCGAGACGCCCGGCGCGAGCACTTCGAAGAGCTCGAGGCCGAGCTCGCCTCCGTTTTTGCAAGGCGAACGCGGCAGGAATGGCTCGAGCGTTTTGCCGCCCGCGACGTTCCCGCCGCTCCCCTTTACAACGTCGCCGAAGCGCTTGCCGACCCTCAGGTCCGACACCTTGACCTCACCGAGGAAGTGGAGCACCCGAAATCCGGGAAGCTCGGCTTTGTCCGCGGGCCGGTTGCTTTCCAGGGAGCTCCGGCAAAAACCTCCGGCGCGCCGCCGCTCGTCGGTGAGCACACCGTAGCGATTCTGACCGAAATGGGGTACGGTCGTGAGGTCGTCGACGAGTGGATCGCGCAAGGCGTCGTCAAGACGTTTCACGGTTGA